Genomic DNA from Alkalihalobacterium alkalinitrilicum:
GAGCTCCCTTTAAAATTTAGTTATCGTAAATTGAATTTTGCTCATAAGCATTCGCTTTTTGTTTAATCGTTTTTGATTGAATATCCCTATTGTCTACCAATGCTTTAGACCATGCAGAAGAAATGTTAGTTAAAAGTATTATAACTTCATCTATAATAGCAACATCTTTGTATATATTAGCTTTTATTAAACACTCTGCCATATAGTTATAAACTGCTTCTAATTGATCCGCAATAATACCTGCTTCATAATTTAAACCAGAACCTAAACGGTGTAGTATATCGTTCGCCTTTTGAAGCTTACTATTTGCTAGACTATAGTTTTTTTCTATAATGGCCTCTTTGCTTTCTTCAAGATTAACAATGCATGCTTCATAAAGGAGTGCCGTAATTTCTTGTGGGGATTTCTTATGAAGTGCTTCCTTTGTAATAAGTGACACGCATGCCCCTCCCAACTTCAATTATCAATTTATATATGCTTATTATCGGTAGAATTTTGTCAAAGTTTAATACTTTTTCTCCATTTCTTCGATAAGAAGTAAAATTTCAGCCATAACCGAATACAATTGTGGTGGAATATTATCGCCTAAATCCATATCTAGCAAGTTCTCTACTAATAAAGGATCTTCTTGCATATGAATATTATTTTTTTTAGCTAGATTAATAATTTGATTAGCGACATCTCCTTTTCCTTGAGCCACTACTTTTGGAGCACCCCCGTCTTCCTTATCATATTGAATCACTGCAGCTGTTTGTCCATTCGTTGCACGCCGCTGTTTATGGTTAAAGTGTTTAGAGATCATCATATTTTGAAATCAAAGCCTTTCTCTGTATATATTGGTTGTTGGGTTGTTTTTTGTACATCATTAGCATCGGATGTAGACGCTTGGTTTTCTTGAGTTGAAGACAGTTTCGTATATTTTATTCCATTTACGCTATAGCCAATCTCTTGAATATTATCTATACATTGATCTACGAGAGGTTCCATGCGCGTTTGGAACATCGGTTGATTATTCTTTAACGTAACAGATAAGTTTCGATCAACGACAGAAACCATAATTCCAACTTCACCTAGTTTAGGTGTATCTATTAAAAAGTATAGATTACAGTTTTCCCAATCGACTTGCTGTCCTTCATTTCTTGAATTAATAAAAACTTGCAGATTCTCTACTTGTTCTTCTAGTAAAAATGGTAAGTTAAAAAACATACTTTGTAAGTTTCCTTGGTCAGACTTACTCAAAAGCTGTTGACCCGTTATATTGTTTAAGACCTGATTAGCTTGTTGACTGAGGCGACTACCTTCCTCTTCTCCTCTCATCAGCGTCATTAATGCTGTCTTTAAGTTACGCTGATTGGCTTCTTGTTGAGCTTGATCGCGTGGATTAGTTAGCATCAATCCAAGTTCACTGTCACGATTTAAGCCTAGACTTCGAACCATTTCAAAAGCTTGACGAGCCGACGCTTCTTGCCCATATGAAGGCTTGAGAATATCATTCATTTGATTCATAATGTGCTGAGTTGGCGATT
This window encodes:
- the fliS gene encoding flagellar export chaperone FliS, producing MSLITKEALHKKSPQEITALLYEACIVNLEESKEAIIEKNYSLANSKLQKANDILHRLGSGLNYEAGIIADQLEAVYNYMAECLIKANIYKDVAIIDEVIILLTNISSAWSKALVDNRDIQSKTIKQKANAYEQNSIYDN
- a CDS encoding EscU/YscU/HrcU family type III secretion system export apparatus switch protein, which encodes MMISKHFNHKQRRATNGQTAAVIQYDKEDGGAPKVVAQGKGDVANQIINLAKKNNIHMQEDPLLVENLLDMDLGDNIPPQLYSVMAEILLLIEEMEKKY